A single region of the Streptomyces vilmorinianum genome encodes:
- a CDS encoding alpha/beta fold hydrolase, which translates to MDELNSTLSRSRGRVTSGDGTRIAYERCGEGEPVIVVSGALCTGAAERPLAALLAPRFSVVTYDRRGRGGSGDTRPYTVEREIDDLAALIDEMGGHVSVHGMSSGGALALAATEAGLPIRQLSVYEPPYSSEAGAGSGAPSGSGARDAFAALELFLSETAVQVPPQLEAVAHTLAYDHAVLGDGTVPAARLGRIHARVLVVDGGASPARTRRAALAVSAALPRGRHRTLTGQTHMVAPHVLAPVLEDFYLEE; encoded by the coding sequence ATGGACGAGCTGAACAGCACGCTGAGCAGGAGCCGGGGGCGGGTCACGTCCGGGGACGGTACGCGGATCGCGTACGAGCGGTGCGGTGAGGGCGAGCCCGTGATCGTGGTGAGCGGGGCCCTGTGCACCGGGGCGGCCGAGCGGCCGCTGGCCGCGCTCCTCGCGCCGCGGTTCTCGGTCGTCACCTACGACCGGCGGGGTCGCGGCGGGAGCGGCGACACCCGCCCGTACACCGTGGAGCGGGAGATCGACGACCTCGCTGCCCTCATCGACGAGATGGGCGGGCACGTGTCCGTGCACGGCATGTCGTCGGGCGGGGCGCTGGCGCTGGCCGCGACGGAGGCCGGGCTGCCGATCCGGCAGCTGTCGGTCTACGAGCCGCCGTACTCCTCGGAGGCGGGGGCGGGGTCGGGGGCGCCGTCGGGGTCGGGGGCGCGGGATGCCTTCGCCGCCCTGGAGCTGTTCCTCTCCGAGACCGCGGTGCAGGTGCCCCCGCAGCTGGAGGCCGTGGCGCACACGCTCGCGTACGACCACGCCGTCCTGGGCGACGGGACCGTGCCGGCCGCGCGGCTCGGGCGGATCCACGCGCGCGTGCTCGTGGTCGACGGCGGCGCGAGCCCCGCCCGTACGCGCCGCGCGGCCCTGGCGGTCTCCGCGGCGCTCCCCCGTGGCCGGCACCGCACGCTGACCGGTCAGACGCACATGGTGGCGCCGCACGTGCTCGCGCCGGTGCTCGAGGACTTCTACCTGGAGGAGTGA
- a CDS encoding N-acetylmuramoyl-L-alanine amidase: MGSEKKRGVGRRAVLLGGGAALLGTAALAKDELARAWWRLPGMEKKRVEGELDHKSAQWTAAARANWRRADRPDDYTIDRVVIHVVQGSYATALKVFKNPGHGAATHYVVREDGHVAQMIRELDVAFHAGNRDMNERSIGIEHEGFVDRPQDFTAAMYASSARLTAGICARYGIPVDREHIIGHVEVPGTDHTDPGPHWDWDRYMKLVREASKALT, translated from the coding sequence ATGGGGAGTGAGAAGAAGCGGGGGGTGGGCCGTCGTGCGGTGCTGCTCGGCGGTGGGGCGGCCCTCCTTGGCACGGCGGCGCTGGCCAAGGACGAGCTGGCGCGTGCCTGGTGGCGGCTGCCGGGGATGGAGAAGAAGCGGGTCGAGGGCGAGCTCGACCACAAGAGCGCCCAGTGGACGGCGGCGGCCCGGGCGAACTGGCGGCGGGCCGACCGGCCGGACGACTACACGATCGACCGGGTGGTGATCCATGTCGTCCAGGGCAGCTACGCGACCGCGCTGAAGGTCTTCAAGAACCCGGGGCACGGCGCCGCCACGCACTACGTCGTCCGCGAGGACGGCCATGTCGCGCAGATGATCCGCGAGCTCGACGTGGCGTTCCACGCCGGGAACCGGGACATGAACGAGCGGAGCATCGGCATCGAGCACGAGGGCTTCGTCGACCGGCCGCAGGACTTCACGGCGGCGATGTACGCGTCGTCGGCGCGGCTGACCGCCGGGATATGCGCCCGGTACGGCATCCCGGTCGACCGGGAGCACATCATCGGGCACGTGGAGGTGCCCGGGACCGACCACACCGACCCCGGGCCGCACTGGGACTGGGACCGCTACATGAAGCTCGTACGGGAGGCCTCGAAGGCCCTCACGTGA
- a CDS encoding putative bifunctional diguanylate cyclase/phosphodiesterase, producing the protein MKPTESAAAPVSRPRGRAACVGISSGLPGAVVGIAAVVLATGFFRALSTGHGLFPGGAAGWSLAVLTGLIVGHLVALGRDRWWGGTGSGAALTLAVLLLYGWVPAGLVSMAVVVLVGAARRHRWRQGLLHGAVDVLGIGTAALVLAVFGDVPTVERPWQPPDWGIADIPEVALAAVAYLVVTRLLLWYVLSPRGGGLPTIARTALLRQGLVAVALLGIAPLICVVAVSQPVLLPLFAVPLIALDSTLWIARARAEEQLRDPLTGLPNRQWLLERAWTALEEAEGGGARSALVLIDLDRFRSVNDTLGHLAGDRLLLQIAERLKLALPRGAEAARLGGDEFAVLLPTADSTTSAQRVARHLVAELSSPLDLDGLTLVLEASAGVAVFPDHALDAEGLLRRADVAMYQAKRDRTGVEVYESKRDSNTPDRLGLLGDLRRALDAGEVELHYQPKVRFDGQVAGLEALVRWVHPERGRVPPDEFIAIAESSGLMPHLTEYVLETALAQVARWRAQGLNVPVAVNVSPRDVHTPGFAGAVAARLARHGVPAGALQLEITEHVLLEDPQRAADTMAGLTGHGVKMSLDDFGTGYSSLVHLRRLPVSELKIDRSFVARLAVDAEDAEIVRCTLDLAHSLGLLVVAEGVEDDETWERLRDLGCDAVQGWLVAAAMPPGETTAWLRARGEHGWRRPSEEAAEAAEAARAASIVDVDQPSGHVVQ; encoded by the coding sequence ATGAAACCGACCGAGAGTGCCGCCGCCCCGGTCTCACGGCCGCGTGGCCGCGCGGCCTGCGTGGGCATCAGCTCCGGGCTGCCCGGAGCCGTGGTGGGCATCGCCGCCGTCGTGCTCGCCACCGGGTTCTTCCGGGCGCTGAGCACCGGCCACGGACTCTTCCCCGGCGGCGCCGCGGGCTGGTCCCTCGCCGTCCTCACCGGGCTCATCGTCGGCCACCTGGTCGCGCTCGGCCGCGACCGCTGGTGGGGCGGCACCGGCTCTGGCGCCGCCCTCACCCTCGCCGTCCTGCTCCTGTACGGCTGGGTGCCCGCCGGGCTCGTCTCGATGGCCGTCGTCGTCCTGGTCGGCGCGGCCCGCCGCCACCGCTGGCGCCAGGGCCTGCTGCACGGGGCCGTGGACGTCCTCGGCATCGGCACGGCCGCCCTGGTCCTCGCCGTGTTCGGAGACGTACCGACCGTCGAGAGGCCCTGGCAGCCCCCCGACTGGGGGATCGCGGACATACCGGAGGTCGCGCTCGCCGCGGTCGCCTATCTCGTGGTGACCCGGCTGCTCCTGTGGTACGTCCTCTCCCCCCGGGGCGGCGGACTGCCGACCATCGCCCGCACCGCCCTGCTCCGGCAGGGGCTCGTCGCCGTCGCGCTCCTCGGCATCGCCCCGCTGATCTGCGTCGTCGCCGTCTCCCAGCCGGTGCTGCTGCCGCTCTTCGCCGTCCCGCTCATCGCCCTCGACTCCACCCTCTGGATCGCCCGCGCCCGCGCCGAGGAGCAGCTGCGCGACCCGCTGACCGGCCTGCCGAACCGGCAGTGGCTCCTGGAGAGGGCCTGGACGGCTCTGGAGGAGGCCGAGGGAGGGGGCGCCCGTTCCGCCCTCGTCCTGATCGACCTCGACCGTTTCCGATCGGTCAACGACACCCTGGGGCACCTCGCCGGAGACCGGCTGCTGCTCCAGATAGCCGAGCGGCTCAAGCTCGCGCTGCCGCGCGGCGCGGAGGCCGCACGGCTCGGCGGCGACGAGTTCGCCGTGCTGCTCCCTACTGCCGACTCCACGACGAGCGCCCAGCGGGTCGCCCGCCACCTGGTCGCCGAACTCTCCTCGCCCCTCGACCTCGACGGGCTCACGCTCGTCCTGGAGGCGAGCGCCGGCGTCGCCGTCTTCCCCGACCACGCGCTCGACGCGGAGGGGCTGCTGCGGCGGGCCGACGTCGCCATGTACCAGGCGAAGCGGGACCGTACGGGCGTGGAGGTGTACGAGTCCAAGCGCGACTCCAACACCCCCGACCGGCTCGGACTCCTCGGCGACCTGCGCCGCGCCCTGGACGCCGGCGAGGTCGAGCTCCACTACCAGCCCAAGGTCCGCTTCGACGGGCAGGTCGCCGGCCTGGAGGCCCTGGTGCGCTGGGTGCACCCGGAGCGCGGCCGGGTCCCTCCGGACGAGTTCATCGCGATCGCCGAGTCCTCGGGCCTCATGCCCCACCTCACCGAGTACGTCCTGGAGACCGCGCTCGCGCAGGTCGCCCGGTGGCGCGCCCAGGGGTTGAACGTTCCTGTCGCCGTCAACGTCTCGCCCCGCGACGTCCACACCCCCGGCTTCGCCGGCGCGGTCGCCGCCCGCCTCGCCCGCCACGGCGTCCCGGCCGGAGCGCTGCAACTGGAGATAACGGAACACGTGCTCCTGGAGGACCCGCAGCGCGCCGCGGACACCATGGCCGGGCTGACCGGCCACGGCGTGAAGATGTCCCTGGACGACTTCGGGACCGGCTACTCCTCCCTGGTCCACCTGCGCCGCCTCCCGGTGAGCGAGCTGAAGATCGACCGCTCCTTCGTGGCCCGGCTCGCCGTCGACGCGGAGGACGCCGAGATCGTCCGCTGCACCCTCGACCTCGCGCACTCCCTCGGCCTGCTCGTCGTCGCCGAGGGCGTCGAGGACGACGAGACCTGGGAGCGCCTGCGCGACCTGGGCTGCGACGCGGTCCAGGGCTGGCTGGTCGCCGCGGCGATGCCGCCGGGCGAGACCACGGCCTGGCTCCGCGCCCGCGGCGAGCACGGCTGGCGCCGCCCCTCGGAGGAGGCCGCGGAGGCCGCGGAGGCCGCGCGGGCGGCGTCGATCGTGGACGTCGACCAGCCCTCCGGCCACGTCGTGCAGTAG
- a CDS encoding AAA family ATPase produces MTVAPPWRRRGTPLRGRDELLARLRAATGTQVLYGLGGVGKTSLALELAGSFAAEGAPVWWVAAQDGARLAGGLRAVARRVGLGEEELATGQTADLLWERLAALAGPWLLVLDPAAAHAELTAVLDARTRVLGPGHPVTVATREAVERTGRTLPE; encoded by the coding sequence GTGACCGTCGCTCCGCCCTGGCGGCGGCGGGGCACCCCGCTGCGCGGCCGCGACGAGCTGCTCGCCCGGCTGCGGGCGGCCACCGGCACACAGGTGCTGTACGGGCTCGGGGGCGTCGGCAAGACCAGCCTCGCCCTGGAGCTGGCGGGCTCCTTCGCCGCCGAGGGCGCGCCCGTGTGGTGGGTGGCCGCCCAGGACGGCGCACGGCTGGCGGGCGGCCTGCGGGCGGTCGCCCGCCGCGTCGGGCTCGGCGAGGAGGAGCTCGCCACCGGTCAGACCGCCGACCTGCTCTGGGAACGGCTCGCCGCCCTCGCCGGTCCCTGGCTCCTCGTCCTCGACCCGGCCGCCGCGCACGCCGAGCTCACCGCAGTCCTGGACGCCCGCACCCGCGTCCTCGGCCCTGGTCACCCGGTCACCGTCGCCACCCGCGAGGCCGTGGAGCGAACGGGACGTACGCTTCCCGAGTGA
- a CDS encoding methionine synthase gives MNDFPWGPATGVGSMPGGDAREAAKTVAGSFEDFPFLAELPARGPGADMIGRTIGLLVEMYAHVEPSGWRVSDRPGRDTRRARSWLREDLDALEEFTQGYEGPLKVQAVGPWTLAAALELRGGEAALGDPGACRDLVGSLAEGLRDHLAGLRRRVPGARLVLQLDEPSLTAVLRGHVRTASGYRTHRAVDRQVVESALREVIAVHDGPVVVHSCAPDVPFALLRRAGVAGVSFDFGLLTERDEEPIGEAVEAGTKLFVGVVPSTDAALSDPGGSVMGVRTLWRRLGLNPGTLAESVVVTPTCGLAGASPAYARTALAHCARAARSLADNPE, from the coding sequence ATGAACGACTTCCCCTGGGGCCCCGCCACCGGTGTCGGGTCCATGCCCGGCGGAGACGCCCGGGAGGCCGCGAAGACCGTCGCCGGTTCCTTCGAGGACTTCCCCTTCCTGGCGGAGCTGCCCGCGCGCGGGCCCGGCGCCGACATGATCGGGCGGACCATCGGGCTGCTCGTCGAGATGTACGCGCACGTGGAGCCGAGCGGCTGGCGGGTCAGCGACCGGCCCGGCCGTGACACCCGGCGCGCCCGCTCCTGGCTCCGCGAGGACCTCGACGCCCTGGAGGAGTTCACCCAGGGCTACGAGGGGCCGCTCAAGGTCCAGGCCGTGGGGCCGTGGACGCTCGCCGCGGCCCTGGAGCTGCGCGGTGGCGAGGCCGCCCTCGGCGACCCCGGCGCCTGCCGGGACCTGGTGGGCTCCCTCGCCGAGGGGCTCCGCGACCACCTCGCCGGGCTCCGCAGGAGGGTCCCCGGCGCCCGGCTCGTCCTCCAGCTCGACGAGCCCTCCCTGACGGCCGTCCTGCGCGGCCACGTCCGTACCGCCAGCGGATACCGCACCCACCGGGCCGTCGACCGGCAGGTCGTCGAGAGCGCCCTGCGCGAGGTGATCGCGGTCCACGACGGCCCGGTCGTCGTCCACTCCTGCGCCCCCGACGTACCGTTCGCGCTCCTGCGGCGGGCCGGCGTCGCCGGCGTCTCGTTCGACTTCGGACTGCTCACCGAACGTGACGAGGAGCCGATCGGCGAGGCCGTGGAGGCGGGCACCAAGCTCTTCGTGGGCGTGGTGCCCTCCACCGACGCGGCATTGTCGGACCCGGGCGGTAGCGTCATGGGTGTCAGGACGCTGTGGCGCAGGCTGGGGCTGAATCCGGGGACTCTCGCCGAGTCCGTCGTGGTCACCCCGACGTGCGGGCTCGCGGGCGCGTCGCCCGCCTACGCCCGCACGGCGCTCGCCCACTGCGCCCGGGCGGCGAGATCGCTCGCGGACAACCCTGAGTGA
- a CDS encoding SDR family oxidoreductase, translating into MGPMATHVITGAGSGIGAAVARRLHARGDELVLHARDAGRAKELAAEFPGARTLVGDLADPDRLSWAFSHQSLPERVDTLLHIAGVVDLGPVGELTPKTWHHQLNVNLVSPAELTRHFLPQLRVTQGHVVFVNSGAGLNAHAEWSAYAASKHGLKALADSLRHEEHANGVRVTSVYPGRTASPMQAKVHAQEGKEYDPSRWIDPESVATAILTAIDLPRDAEINDLTVRPGR; encoded by the coding sequence ATGGGGCCCATGGCTACTCATGTGATCACCGGAGCCGGTTCCGGCATCGGCGCGGCCGTCGCGCGGCGCCTTCACGCGCGCGGGGACGAGCTCGTGCTGCACGCGCGCGACGCCGGCCGGGCCAAGGAGCTCGCGGCCGAGTTCCCCGGCGCGCGGACGCTCGTCGGGGACCTCGCCGACCCCGATCGGCTCTCCTGGGCGTTCTCTCACCAGAGTCTGCCCGAGCGGGTCGACACCCTCCTGCACATCGCGGGCGTCGTCGACCTCGGGCCGGTCGGGGAGCTGACGCCCAAGACCTGGCACCACCAGCTCAACGTCAACCTCGTCTCCCCCGCCGAGCTGACCCGGCACTTCCTGCCCCAACTGCGGGTCACCCAGGGCCACGTCGTCTTCGTGAACTCCGGCGCCGGGCTCAACGCCCACGCCGAGTGGAGCGCCTACGCCGCCTCCAAGCACGGGCTGAAGGCGCTCGCCGACTCCCTGCGCCACGAGGAGCACGCCAACGGCGTGCGGGTCACCTCGGTCTACCCGGGCAGGACCGCCAGCCCGATGCAGGCCAAGGTGCACGCGCAGGAGGGCAAGGAGTACGACCCGTCGAGGTGGATCGACCCCGAGTCGGTCGCGACGGCGATCCTCACCGCCATCGACCTGCCGCGCGACGCGGAGATCAACGACCTGACGGTCCGTCCGGGGCGCTGA
- a CDS encoding cysteine desulfurase family protein: MAYLDHAATTPMLPEAIEAMTAQLAVTGNASSLHAAGRRARRTVEEARETLAAALGARPSEVVFTSGGTEADNLAVKGLYWARRDADPRRTRVLASPVEHHAVLDAVDWLATHEGATVEYLPVDRYGRVDPDDLIEAIVRDPDSVALATVMWANNEIGTIMPVRELADAAAQFDVPLHADAVQAFGQIPVDFAASGLAAMTVSGHKIGGPYGIGALLLGREYTPVPVLHGGGQERHVRSGTLDVPAIAAFAVAGQLAAERREDFAREIGALRDELVAAVRAAVPDALLGGDPVDRLPANAHFTFPGCEGDSLLLLLDAQGIQCSTGSACTAGVAQPSHVLLATGTDPNLARGTLRFTLGHTSTKEDVAEVAAAIGPAVERARTAGLT, from the coding sequence ATGGCTTACCTCGACCACGCCGCCACCACGCCCATGCTGCCCGAGGCGATCGAGGCGATGACCGCCCAGCTCGCCGTCACCGGCAACGCCTCCTCCCTGCACGCGGCCGGGCGGCGCGCCCGGCGGACCGTCGAGGAGGCGCGCGAGACCCTCGCCGCCGCCCTGGGCGCCCGGCCCAGCGAGGTCGTCTTCACCTCCGGCGGCACCGAGGCCGACAACCTCGCCGTCAAGGGCCTGTACTGGGCCCGACGTGACGCCGACCCCCGGCGCACCCGCGTCCTCGCCAGCCCCGTCGAACACCACGCCGTGCTCGACGCCGTGGACTGGCTCGCCACGCACGAGGGCGCCACCGTCGAGTACCTGCCCGTCGACCGGTACGGCCGCGTCGACCCCGACGACCTGATCGAAGCCATCGTCCGCGACCCCGACTCCGTCGCGCTCGCCACCGTCATGTGGGCGAACAACGAGATCGGCACGATCATGCCGGTACGCGAACTCGCCGACGCCGCCGCCCAGTTCGACGTCCCCCTGCACGCCGACGCCGTCCAGGCCTTCGGTCAGATTCCGGTCGACTTCGCCGCCTCGGGACTCGCCGCCATGACCGTCTCCGGCCACAAGATCGGCGGCCCCTACGGCATCGGCGCCCTGCTCCTGGGCCGCGAGTACACCCCCGTGCCCGTCCTCCACGGCGGCGGCCAGGAGCGCCATGTCCGCTCCGGCACCCTGGACGTGCCCGCGATCGCCGCGTTCGCCGTCGCCGGACAGCTCGCCGCCGAGCGGCGCGAGGACTTCGCCCGCGAGATCGGCGCCCTGCGCGACGAGCTGGTCGCGGCCGTCCGGGCCGCCGTCCCCGACGCGCTCCTCGGCGGCGACCCCGTCGACCGACTCCCCGCCAACGCCCACTTCACCTTCCCCGGCTGCGAGGGCGACTCCCTGCTCCTGCTGCTCGACGCCCAGGGCATCCAGTGCTCCACCGGCTCCGCCTGCACGGCCGGCGTCGCCCAGCCCAGCCACGTCCTGCTCGCCACCGGCACCGACCCGAACCTCGCCCGCGGCACCCTGCGCTTCACCCTCGGCCACACCTCCACCAAGGAGGACGTCGCCGAGGTCGCCGCCGCGATCGGCCCGGCCGTCGAGCGGGCCCGGACCGCCGGCCTCACGTGA
- the ligA gene encoding NAD-dependent DNA ligase LigA codes for MAVEQGALPAGAREQHAELAEQVEEHRFRYYVKDQPVVSDAEFDRLLRALEELEEQFPELRTPDSPTQKVAGQYETEFTSVEHRERMLSLDNAFDDLELAAWAERVARDVGTSDHHFLCELKVDGLAVNLTYEHGRLTRAATRGDGRTGEDITPNVRTIADIPERLRGERIPDLVEIRGEVYFPMEAFEGLNARLVEAGDKPFANPRNAAAGSLRQKDPKVTATRPLHMIVHGIGARDGLDISRLSEAYELLREWGLPTARHNKVVDSLEGVREFIAYFGEHRHSVEHEIDGVVVKLDEIPLQGRLGSTARAPRWAIAWKYAPEEVNTKLVDIKVGVGRTGRVTPYAQVEPVTVAGSEVEFATLHNQEVVKTKGVLIGDTVVLRKAGDVIPEILGPVADLRDGTEREFVMPAECPECGTPLRAMKEGDIDLRCPNARTCPAQLRERLFYLAGRECLDIENFGAVAAAALTRPLEPAEPPLADEGDLFDLTIEQLLPIKAYVLDQDSGLPKRDPKTGEEKVVTVFANQKGEPKKNALAMLENIAAAKERPLARFINGLSIRHVGPVAAQALAREFRSLDRIEQATQEELAAVDGVGGIIAAAVKDWFAEDWHREIVRKWREAGVRLEDEGAGEDQGPRPLEGLTVVVTGTLQNFTRDGAKESLQSRGAKVTGSVSKKTDFVVVGDNPGSKYDKAMQLKVPVLDEDGFAVLLEQGAEAAREAAVPAEG; via the coding sequence GTGGCAGTCGAACAGGGGGCCCTGCCCGCCGGGGCACGGGAGCAGCACGCGGAGCTGGCCGAGCAGGTCGAGGAGCACCGCTTCCGGTACTACGTGAAGGACCAGCCGGTCGTCAGCGACGCCGAGTTCGACCGGCTGCTGCGTGCCCTGGAGGAGCTGGAGGAGCAGTTCCCCGAGCTGCGGACGCCCGACTCGCCGACCCAGAAGGTCGCGGGCCAGTACGAGACGGAGTTCACCTCCGTCGAGCACCGCGAGCGGATGCTCTCCCTCGACAACGCCTTCGACGACCTGGAACTGGCCGCCTGGGCCGAGCGGGTCGCCCGTGACGTGGGCACGTCCGACCACCACTTCCTCTGCGAGCTCAAGGTCGACGGCCTCGCGGTCAACCTCACGTACGAGCACGGCAGGCTGACCCGGGCGGCGACCCGTGGCGACGGGCGCACGGGCGAGGACATCACGCCCAACGTCCGTACGATCGCGGACATCCCGGAGCGGCTCCGGGGCGAGCGGATCCCGGACCTGGTCGAGATCCGCGGCGAGGTCTACTTCCCGATGGAGGCCTTCGAGGGGCTCAACGCCCGTCTGGTGGAGGCCGGTGACAAGCCCTTCGCCAACCCCCGTAACGCGGCGGCCGGTTCGCTGCGCCAGAAGGACCCCAAGGTCACCGCGACCCGCCCGCTGCACATGATCGTCCACGGCATCGGCGCCCGCGACGGCCTCGACATCTCCCGGCTCTCGGAGGCCTACGAGCTGCTGCGCGAGTGGGGCCTGCCGACCGCCCGGCACAACAAGGTGGTCGACTCGCTGGAGGGCGTACGGGAGTTCATCGCGTACTTCGGCGAGCACCGGCACTCCGTGGAGCACGAGATCGACGGGGTCGTCGTCAAGCTCGACGAGATCCCGCTCCAGGGGCGGCTGGGCTCCACCGCGCGCGCCCCGCGCTGGGCGATCGCCTGGAAGTACGCGCCCGAGGAGGTCAACACCAAGCTCGTCGACATCAAGGTCGGTGTCGGCCGCACGGGCCGCGTGACTCCGTACGCGCAGGTGGAGCCGGTCACGGTCGCGGGCTCCGAGGTCGAGTTCGCCACCCTCCACAACCAGGAGGTGGTGAAGACCAAGGGTGTCCTGATCGGGGACACGGTCGTGCTGCGCAAGGCCGGCGATGTCATCCCGGAGATCCTCGGCCCGGTCGCCGACCTGCGGGACGGCACCGAGCGGGAGTTCGTGATGCCGGCCGAGTGCCCCGAGTGCGGGACGCCGCTGCGGGCCATGAAGGAGGGCGACATCGATCTGCGCTGCCCCAACGCGCGGACGTGCCCCGCCCAGTTGCGTGAACGTCTCTTCTATCTGGCCGGCCGTGAGTGCCTCGACATCGAGAACTTCGGCGCGGTGGCCGCGGCGGCGCTGACCCGCCCGCTGGAGCCGGCCGAGCCGCCGCTGGCCGACGAGGGCGATCTCTTCGACCTGACCATCGAGCAGCTGCTGCCCATCAAGGCGTACGTCCTCGACCAGGACAGCGGGCTGCCCAAGCGGGACCCGAAGACCGGCGAGGAGAAGGTCGTCACGGTCTTCGCCAACCAGAAGGGCGAGCCGAAGAAGAACGCGCTGGCGATGCTGGAGAACATCGCGGCGGCCAAGGAGCGGCCGCTGGCCCGGTTCATCAACGGTCTCTCGATCCGCCATGTGGGACCGGTGGCCGCGCAGGCGCTGGCCCGCGAGTTCCGCTCCCTGGACCGGATCGAGCAGGCGACGCAGGAGGAGCTGGCGGCCGTCGACGGGGTCGGCGGGATCATCGCGGCCGCGGTGAAGGACTGGTTCGCCGAGGACTGGCACCGCGAGATCGTGCGCAAGTGGCGCGAGGCCGGGGTCCGTCTCGAGGACGAGGGCGCGGGGGAGGACCAGGGCCCGCGTCCGCTGGAGGGGCTCACGGTCGTCGTGACCGGCACCCTGCAGAACTTCACCAGGGATGGCGCAAAAGAGTCGCTCCAGAGCCGCGGAGCGAAGGTGACCGGTTCCGTTTCGAAGAAGACCGACTTCGTGGTCGTCGGCGACAACCCCGGCTCCAAGTACGACAAGGCCATGCAGCTGAAGGTTCCGGTTCTCGACGAGGACGGCTTCGCGGTGCTGCTCGAACAGGGTGCCGAAGCTGCTCGGGAGGCGGCGGTTCCGGCCGAGGGATAG
- the mnmA gene encoding tRNA 2-thiouridine(34) synthase MnmA: MTKTPPQRRLRVLAAMSGGVDSAVAAARAAEAGHDVTGVHLALSANPQSFRTGARGCCTIEDSRDARRAADVIGIPFYVWDLAERFREDVVEDFVAEYEAGRTPNPCLRCNEKIKFAALLDKALALGFDAVCTGHYATVVLNEDGSRELHRASDMAKDQSYVLGVLDERQLAHAMFPLGDTLTTKDEIRAEAERRGLAVAKKPDSHDICFIADGDTQGFLANRLGRAEGDIVDESGTKVGTHEGAYGFTIGQRKGLRIGHPAPDGKPRYVLDISPVNNTVTVGPVEALDVTALTAIKPRWCGTAPEGSGRYTAQLRAHGGETEVTAALEGDELKVSFDEPVRGVAPGQAIVLYDGTRVVGSATIATTVRSAAAATL, from the coding sequence ATGACTAAGACTCCGCCCCAGCGCCGCCTCCGTGTCCTCGCCGCCATGTCCGGCGGTGTGGACTCCGCCGTCGCCGCCGCCCGCGCCGCCGAAGCCGGGCACGACGTCACCGGGGTGCACCTGGCGCTCTCCGCGAACCCGCAGTCCTTCCGTACCGGCGCGCGCGGCTGCTGCACGATCGAGGACTCCCGCGACGCCCGGCGGGCGGCGGACGTCATCGGCATCCCCTTCTACGTCTGGGACCTCGCCGAGCGCTTCCGCGAGGACGTCGTCGAGGACTTCGTCGCGGAGTACGAGGCGGGCCGCACGCCCAACCCGTGCCTGCGCTGCAACGAGAAGATCAAGTTCGCGGCGCTGCTCGACAAGGCGCTCGCGCTCGGCTTCGACGCGGTCTGCACCGGCCACTACGCCACGGTCGTCCTGAACGAGGACGGCTCGCGCGAGCTGCACCGGGCGTCCGACATGGCCAAGGACCAGTCGTACGTCCTCGGTGTCCTGGACGAGCGACAGCTCGCCCACGCGATGTTCCCGCTGGGCGACACCCTCACCACCAAGGACGAGATCCGCGCGGAGGCGGAGCGGCGCGGGCTCGCGGTCGCGAAGAAGCCCGACAGCCACGACATCTGCTTCATCGCCGACGGCGACACCCAGGGCTTCCTCGCCAACCGCCTCGGCCGGGCGGAGGGCGACATCGTCGACGAGTCGGGGACGAAGGTCGGCACCCACGAGGGCGCGTACGGCTTCACCATCGGCCAGCGCAAGGGCCTGCGGATCGGCCACCCCGCGCCGGACGGCAAGCCGCGCTACGTCCTGGACATCTCGCCGGTCAACAACACGGTCACGGTCGGCCCCGTCGAGGCCCTCGACGTCACCGCCCTGACCGCGATCAAGCCCCGCTGGTGCGGCACGGCCCCGGAGGGCTCCGGCCGCTACACCGCCCAGCTGCGCGCCCACGGCGGCGAGACCGAGGTGACGGCAGCCCTGGAGGGCGACGAGCTGAAGGTCTCCTTCGACGAGCCCGTCCGGGGCGTGGCCCCCGGCCAGGCGATCGTGCTGTACGACGGCACGCGCGTGGTGGGCTCGGCGACGATCGCGACGACGGTACGGAGCGCGGCCGCGGCGACGCTCTGA